One window of Etheostoma spectabile isolate EspeVRDwgs_2016 chromosome 6, UIUC_Espe_1.0, whole genome shotgun sequence genomic DNA carries:
- the LOC116691055 gene encoding casein kinase II subunit alpha codes for MNTERYWGLAEFYHPNQEYNVRVASRYFKGPELLVDYQMYDYSLDMWSLGCMLASMIFRKEPFFHGHDNYDQLVRIAKVLGTEDLYDYIDKYNIELDPRFNDILGRHSRKRWERFVHSENQHLVSTEALDFLDKLLRYDHQARLTAREAMDHPYFYPIVKDQGRGATPGGMAASSTPVSSSSMMAGITSMSSSQPLANIADPLSSLLPTPWPTQSCCHRGSTLKPLPHLCLCVLMAMSCLALTCAPGPWLPFYVENNRRRFKLLFTFSYILTPGLDRNVLLHLSGLLELIWVCYLTMPLSRNF; via the exons ATGAACACAGAAAGGTATTG GGGTTTGGCAGAATTCTACCACCCAAACCAGGAGTACAACGTGAGAGTGGCATCCAGGTACTTCAAAGGACCTGAACTGCTGGTAGACTACCAG ATGTATGACTACAGCTTGGACATGTGGAGTTTGGGTTGCATGCTCGCCAGCATGATCTTCAGAAAGGAGCCTTTCTTTCACGGTCATGACAACTATGATCAG CTTGTGCGAATTGCAAAAGTACTCGGCACCGAAGACCTGTACGACTACATTGACAAGTACAACATTGAATTGGACCCACGGTTCAACGACATTCTCGGAAG ACACTCCCGCAAAAGGTGGGAGAGGTTTGTGCACAGcgagaaccagcacctggtcaGCACAGAGGCTCTAGACTTCCTGGACAAACTGCTGCGCTATGACCATCAAGCCCGCCTCACGGCCAGAGAGGCCATGGATCACCCCTACTTCT ATCCCATCGTTAAAGATCAGGGAAGAGGGGCGACTCCTGGAGGGATGGCTGCCAGCTCCACACCGGTCAGCTCCTCAAGTATGATGGCTG gCATCACCTCAATGTCCTCCTCACAGCCACTGGCTAACATTGCTGATCCCCTGTCATCTCTGCTCCCAACACCCTGGCCCACACAATCCTGCTGCCACCGGGGCTCAACCCTGAAGCCACTTCCTCacctgtgtttatgtgtgctcATGGCCATGTCCTGCCTAGCTCTCACCTGCGCCCCAGGGCCATGGCTCCCCTTTTATGTTGAAAATAACAGAAGAAGATTTAAATTGCTTTTCACATTCAGTTATATTTTGACACCGGGACTTGACAGAAATGTATTGTTGCACCTGTCAGGATTATTAGAATTAATTTGGGTGTGTTATTTGACAATGCCATTGTCTAGAAACTTCTAA
- the LOC116691048 gene encoding serum paraoxonase/arylesterase 2 encodes MGKVVFISLVIAVLSALLGERIVNFRKMTLASRELMQNHLPNCVALKNMDYGSEDITILGNGLAFISTGLKYPGLPSSDVPGKIFSLDMEDPRMKPVELRMPRNFDLESFNPHGISVFTDLKDDAIYLFVVNHPQHKSQVELFQYVEDDHSLLHLKTIKHDLLHSVNDIVAVGVDSFYATNDHYFTHELLKGLLEPFLSQPWGNVVYYSPKEVKVVSEGYYFANGIHISPDKRHIYVVDLFDHNVHVLERKEDNGLVTVKAVAVGSLCDNVEVEPETGDLWLGCHPNAWKLLMSDAKDPPGSEVIQIQNIHSDQPVVTQVYADNGQVLLGSSVAATYGGKLLIGTVFHKALCCDLK; translated from the exons ATGGGAAAGGTAGTCTTCATCTCGCTTGTAATAGCTGTCTTATCGGCGCTGCTCGGAGAGAGGATTGTCaacttcag GAAAATGACCCTCGCCTCTAGGGAGCTGATGCAGAATCACCTCCCCAACTGTGTTGCGCTCAAAAATATGG ATTATGGCTCAGAGGATATAACGATCCTTGGAAACGGGCTGGCCTTTATCAGCACT GGTCTGAAGTATCCTGGACTACCATCCTCAGATGTGCCAGGCAAGATCTTCTCCCTTGATATGGAAGATCCTCGGATGAAACCAGTAGAGCTACGCATGCCAAGAAACTTTGATCTGGAATCATTCAACCCTCATGGCATCAGTGTATTCACCGATCTAAAAG ATGACGCAATATACCTGTTTGTCGTCAATCATCCTCAACACAAAAGCCAAGTAGAGCTGTTCCAATATGTTGAGGACGACCACTCACTGCTGCATCTGAAAACCATAAAACATGACCTTCTCCACAG TGTAAACGATATTGTGGCAGTGGGAGTGGATAGCTTCTATGCAACCAATGATCACTACTTTACCCATGAACTCCTTAAAGGTTTGCTGGAGCCTTTTTTGTCTCAGCCTTGGGGTAATGTTGTGTACTACAGTCCTAAGGAAGTAAAAGTGGTCTCTGAGGGATATTACTTTGCAAATGGGATTCATATATCACCAGACAAAAG aCATATATATGTGGTGGATTTATTTGACCACAATGTGCATGTGCTGGAACGGAAAGAAGACAATGGGTTGGTCACTGTGAAG GCAGTGGCTGTGGGTTCACTCTGTGACAATGTGGAAGTTGAACCTGAAACTGGTGACCTGTGGTTAGGCTGTCACCCCAACGCATGGAAACTTTTAATGTCTGATGCCAAGGACCCGCCTGGATCAGAG GTCATCCAAATCCAGAACATTCATTCCGATCAGCCAGTCGTGACTCAGGTGTACGCTGACAACGGCCAAGTGCTCCTTGGCTCCTCTGTAGCAGCTACCTATGGGGGAAAGCTGCTCATTGGCACGGTGTTCCATAAAGCCCTGTGCTGTGATTTGAAGTAG